A single region of the Gossypium arboreum isolate Shixiya-1 chromosome 12, ASM2569848v2, whole genome shotgun sequence genome encodes:
- the LOC108477418 gene encoding protein CONSERVED IN THE GREEN LINEAGE AND DIATOMS 27, chloroplastic codes for MLRLNVYCSLNIPIPEHIKLGNSYGSGLPKFHGGPKLPHRVSVRALKDEMDGGMSGGFQGRSWEPGLEIEVPFEQRPVNEYSSLKDGPLYSWGELGPRQFFLRLGGLWLVTFTVLGVPIAAASFNPSREPLRFVLAAGTGTLFLVSLIVLRIYLGWSYVGDRLLSAVIPYEETGWYDGQMWVKPPEVLARDRLLGSYKVKPVIKLLKQTLVGTGALLVTSVFLFIFATPVEDFFKTAFVTKDAPSNVVASKTNTKFNIRKEELLRLPVEVKDDDDLAAAAAEAADGRPVYCRDRYYRALAGGQYCKWEDLLK; via the exons ATGCTTAGGTTAAATGTTTATTGCTCTCTAAATATTCCTATTCCGGAACATATTAAGCTTGGGAATAGTTATGGTTCAGGCTTACCTAAGTTCCATGGTGGACCCAAGCTGCCTCATCGGGTTTCAGTCAGGGCGTTAAAAGATGAGATGGACGGTGGTATGAGCGGCGGCTTTCAAGGCCGGAGCTGGGAACCTGGCTTGGAAATTGAGGTCCCTTTTGAACAAAGACCG GTGAATGAGTACTCGTCTCTGAAAGATGGACCTCTGTATTCATGGGGCGAACTGGGACCACGCCAATTTTTCCTTCGACTAGGAGGACTCTGGCTGGTAACTTTCACGGTTCTTGGAGTCCCAATAGCAGCTGCAAGCTTTAATCCTTCAAGA GAACCTTTAAGATTTGTGCTTGCAGCTGGAACAGGAACTCTCTTCCTCGTGTCACTGATTGTATTAAGAATTTATCTG GGGTGGAGTTATGTTGGGGATAGACTTTTGTCAGCAGTAATACCTTATGAAGAGACTGGCTGGTATGATGGTCAAATGTGGGTTAAACCACCCGAG GTCCTGGCTCGTGACAGACTGCTGGGCTCTTATAAG GTTAAACCAGTTATCAAGTTGTTGAAGCAGACACTAGTGGGAACAGGGGCTTTGCTTGTTACATCAGTATTTCTATTCATCTTCGCTACACCAGTGGAAGATTTCTTTAAAACAGCATTTGTCACAAAGGATGCACCATCAAACGTTGTTGCTTCAAAAACCAACACAAAGTTCAACATAAG gAAAGAAGAGTTGCTTCGACTTCCGGTTGAGGTTAAGGACGATGACGATCTAGCGGCGGCTGCAGCAGAGGCTGCTGACGGAAGACCAGTGTACTGCAGGGATAGATATTATCGTGCATTAGCAGGTGGGCAGTACTGCAAATGGGAAGATCTATTGAAGTAG